The genomic DNA TGCTCTGGATGCGGAGACAGGGCGCGTCATCTGGCGATACCCCACTGACCAGCCACTTGATGCACAGTTTCGTACGACGCCAGCCGTTGCAGACGGAATCGTCTACGTGGGAGCAACCGACGGTAACCTCTACGCCCTCTCTGCAGCTACAGGCAAAGTGCTCTGGACATTCCGGACGCAAGGCGCTGTCTTGTCGCCTCCCACCGTGGTGGACGACGTGGTGTACTTCGGTTCCGCCGATGGGCGGGTGTACGCCATCAACGCCAGAACGGGCGAACCGATATGGCGAGGAGGCTTCCGTACACTGGACGCTGTCAACGGCGCTGTAGCGGTTGCAGATGGTATGGTGTACTTCATCTCTGCCGACCAAACATTGTATGCCGCCGCAGCAGCAACAGGACTGCTCTTGTGGCGAATGCGCTTGCCGGGCACGTTGTACGCCCTCTCGCCCGTAGTGGCAGACCGTAATGTGTATGTGGTGGCTTCGAATGTGCTGTACGTGCTGCAGGCGCGAAGCGGGCGCCAGCTGTGGGCACGCACCTTATCTGACGACATCGTAGCCGAGCCCGTTGCAGGAAACAGCATGATATACGTGCTCACGCGCGACGGGCGTGTGTGGGCATTTGATAACACGGGCAAACTACTCTGGAACACGAAGGAACCTGTATTCACGAACCAGGTGGTTGCCCCTCCCACGCTGGCAGGCAACGTGCTCATCATCGGCACCACACGTGGAGGCATTTACGCGCTGGACGCCTCTAATGGCAGCGTCCTGTGGAAGTACCTGCTGCAGTCGTCGTCCTCTACCCCTGAACGCCCGACTTTCACCGACATCACTGCGCCACCGGTAGTGGCGAATGGCACGCTGTACATCGTCTCGGATGATGGTAGCCTGACCACCTTCCGCGCCGACGCACCAGACAGCATTCCACCCGTTGTGACGGAACTGGAGCCGGCGCGGGGGGTTGCGATGTCGGGCGCTCCACCCATTCGCTTCCGCGCGCTCATCAGCGACGACGGTTCGGGCATCAAAACGGATAGCATCCAGTTCTTCCTGGACGATAGACCCGTGAAATACGAGTTTGACCTCGCTAAGGGTGAGATAAGCTACCTCTGGGGCACAAAAGAGGCGGCTGCTACGCCTGCTGGACAAGAAGGGGGGGCAACCACTGTAAAGCCGCTGGCGGACGGACGCCACACGGTGAAAGTGGTAGCGGAAGACTGGCGAGGAAACCGTACTGAATACACCTGGACGTTCATCGTGGATAACACGCTACGCAAACGCCCTGCTACCTCCCAGCCGCGTACGCAGCCAGGCATACCGGGCGGCATGGGCGGACGACGCGGTCCCGGCGGACGCGGGGAAGAAGGCGGATACTGAGCCCGGAGTGGAAACCCGTGGAGGAAGCTCGTTACCGTGCACTGTTGCGACTGGCGTACCTCGAGCTTCCTCCAAGGCGTTTGCTTGCTCTGCTGGATCACTTTGAGCATCCTGAAGACATCTTCTCCACCTCCCGGCACGATTTGCTGCGTGTAGAGAGCATGACCGAGACTGCCGCTGTCCGCGTCCTGAGCGCACCCGAACTCACCCCAAATCAGTGGCAAAGGTGGCAGAACAGTGGTGCTCGTCTACTCACGTGGCGCGATGATGGCTACCCCCCTGCCTTGCGCGAGATTGAGGACTTTCCTCCCCTGCTGTTCGTGCGCGGTAGCCTACAGGAGCGTGACCGGTTCGCCGTCGCTATCGTTGGCACGCGCCACCCCACACAATATGGCCGAACCGTCGCCGAGCGGCTTGCCCGCGAGCTGAGCCGCTATGGATTGACCATCATTAGCGGAGGAGCTCGAGGTATCGATACCGCCGCACATACCGGCGCGCTGCGAGCGGGTGGGCGTACGATAGCCGTGTTGGGCAGTGGGATTGACGTTCCATACCCGGTGGAGTCGGCGGCGCTATTCAATCGCATCGCTACGCAGGGTGCGGTGCTCTCCGAGTATCCTCCTGGCACCAAGCCCGAAGCCTGGCGGTTTCCCGCTCGCAACCGTCTGGTCAGTGCACTATCACTGGGCGTGCTGGTGGTGGAAGCTCCCAACGACAGCGGTGCTCTTATCACCGCCACTCACGCGCTGGAACAAGGCAAGCCTGTGTTCGCCGTGCCGGGCAATATCGATACAGGACACAGCGCAGGTTGTCACCGGCTGATTAAGGACGGGGCTACTCTGGTGGATAGCGTCGAGGACATCGTGCGCGGGCTTGGCATCGTCTCCGAACCGCCTCCAGAACGTGCGCTGGAGATGCCATCGCTGACCCCAATCCAGCAGGAGATTTTGCGCATGCTTTCGTTGACCCCGAAGCATGTGGACGTGTTAGCGGACGAGCTGAAACTGCCGGTGGCACAGCTAAACGCGGAACTGTTGATACTGGAAATGCACAACCTCGTGCGAAGACAACCCGGAAACACGTATGTTCGGGTACCATAAAGGGTGCGCAACCTTTGGCGCAATCTAAAGCCTGTGGTTATGCAAATCCAGTAACTGACTGCTGGTGGGATGAAAAGCCTGAATATCTCTATTGCTAACACTGTTCTGAAGCTGGAATGCGCGGATGAAGACTTCCTGCAAGAGCTACTGCAGGAACGATACACCGCGTTTGTTGCTTCAGAGGAAACACCAGACATCTGTGTTACCCTGCAACCCAAATCATCACCCCCTACTCATGTACGTATAGAGAGCGTGAAGGTTCGGCAAGCGGAGGGAGGCTGGCGGTTTGTGTACGACACCTTCGTGGCGGATGTCACCCCGACAGCCGACAGGGCAGAGGTTGCCTGCTTACGCAGTTCTTACGCGGTAGACTCCTTCTTGCGCACGCTCATCGCGCTGTATCTACCGCAGCATCATGGCGTCATGCTACACGCCTCTGCGGTAAGATACGGGGGGCAGGGCTACGTCTTCGCGGGACGATCTGGCGCAGGTAAAAGCACGGTAGCACGATTACTGGCTGGCGTCGCCGAGGTGCTGAGCGATGAGTTGATAGCCGTTCGCCAGATGCCTACAGGCTGGCAGGCGTTCGGTACCCCCCCTTCTGGGGCGATTTTGCTCGCGCCGGAGCCAACCGGAACGCGCCGTTGCGGGGGATATACATGCTGCAGCACGCCAAACAGCACCATCTAGAGAGGCTCTCCCGCCGCGATGCTCTAACTGCTATCCTGCAGTGCAGCTTGCAGTTTGCCGAAGGCACACAGGTAGCAGAGTGGATGCTGAACGTGGTCTCCGCGCTGGTGCGCGACGTGCCCGCTTATCGTTTGCATTTCCTGCCGGATGTGGGGTTCTGGGAGATAGTGCAGCAGAGGTTGGTTTAGGAACAGGAAATCGATTATCTGCGTGCTCATTAGATCACCCTCTACTATACCGCGGAAGGTCAAAGCAAGGACCAGCCCTCAGTCCACGCGAGATTTCCCCCGGTGCGAATTGCCTTCCAGGTAATCCACAAACAGGTCGTGACCGATATAGTAGTGCACAGAGTACTCTGCCGGACGGCATTGAATCAACCCTTTCGGCACAGCGTGAAAGAACAGGTCGGCAACACGCTGCGCCTCTTCGTGCACAACACGCCCGCCGTCCACGCGCGTAATGGACAAGTGCAGCAGGTCGTCCTCTCCTTCGAACTGCACCCGGAAGTTGCCAAGGATCGTACTGTATCGCTCGCGGCGGCTAAGCAGGATGGGTATTCCCGCCCGCGTATCCTCGACAATCGCCTCTAATATCCGGCGAACCTCCGGGTGCTCGCTCGCCAGTTTCATATGCGTTCCTCCTGACGTTCCGTTGGGCACGGGGCGCACCGGCAGTGTGCCACTCTGACCTCATTGCCTTGTGTCCATGTCATCAGCGGCTCGTCGAACGTGATGGGCTTCCCACACACCAGACAGGTAAACAGCCAGTTCGGGTTTTCCTTTGTCCAGGGCTGGGATGGCTCCGCGCGTCTGAGCCGCTCCTTGCGCGCCAACGTCTCTGCCATTGCATCCCAACCTCCTTTCCGCAGCAGCATCTGGGCACTGGCAAAATGCTTAGACGGATGGCGCGCCCTGCAGGTTTCACCAGAATCGGTGATGTGTCATAGATTTTGTGCTAAATTCCCGGCACTGGTCGCCCGAACCGGTCAGTGGGGTGGTCGGCGACACGCAGGCGAACCCTTCCCCGTTCGGTTCCCCGCTGCACCAGCAAGGTGACCTCCGTGCCGGCAGGCATGGCGGCAATCATGTTTTTCAGCTCGCCCGGGGAGGTAACCCGCTTGCCGTTGCACTCCAGAATGATGTCGTCGATATCCAGCCCGGCAAGGTCGGCGGGGCTGTTGCGAAACAGGTTGGCAACGATGACACCCTGTACCGTACCCTCCTCCACGCGGGCAGGGATAATCCCCAGCCATCCACGCGATACCTTGCCCTCGCGTAGCAGCAGTTCCATCACTCGCCGCGCCTCTGCACTGGGGATAGCGAAACCAATACCCACGTTGCCACCGCTCTGCGACAGGATAGCGGTGTTGATGCCTACCAGCTCGCCGCGGATGTTCACCAGCGCACCGCCAGAGTTGCCCGGGTTAATCGCAGCGTCGGTCTGAATGAAGTCTTCATACACAGAGATGCCTACATCTCGTCTTCCCTTCGCGCTGACAATACCCGCCGTGACCGTTTGACTCAGCCCGTATGGATTGCCGATAGCCAGCACCCATTCGCCCACCTCCAGCGCACGCGAGTCTCCCCACTTGATAGCGGGCAGGTTGCTCGCGCGGATGCGCAACAGCGCAAGGTCGGTTGCAGGGTCGGTGCCGACTACCTGCACGTCCGAGAATCTGCGCCCATCGGCGAGGGTTACGGAGATTCGGCTTGCGCCTGCGATGACATGGTTGTTGGTGAGTATCAAGCCATCCCGACTTACAATAACTCCCGACCCCAGGCTGCGCACCACACGTTCCGGCTCGCGGAAAGGGATATCCTCGTCGCCAAAGAAGTAGCGGAACAGCGGGTCGTCGAACAAGGGGGATCGCCTGCCCGGGATAATCGTTGCTGCGCTGATGTTCACAACCGAAGGTGTGGCTATCTTGGCTACCGCCGCAAAGGCTTCAGAGCTGCTCTTCAGTTGTGTGGATGCCTGCTCGAAGCTCATCGGCGGCGGTTCAGGTACGGCAGGATTCGGTCGGGTGCGTGCGCCCAGCCACCATCCCGCCAGCAGAGCAAACACCACCAGCACGGCAATAGGCACAACGTTGCGTTGCTCAAGGTGCCTCATTGCCAGCGTTCTCCCCTGAAGCTGCATAGGTCATTCCCTCCTCCGGGTTTGTGATTCGATACGGCTGCCATTTTTCCACCGGTACCTCTCCTACCACGTAAAAGCTACCTGTGACACACACCAGGTCATCGGCATGCGCCATGCTCATCGCATGCTCTACCGCTTCTGGCACAGACGGGATAATCTCGTAAGGTGGAAGAGACATAGTGGATGACTCAGGCAGGTCCATAGCAGGACGCGCTCGTTCTTTCGGTTGAGTAAAGATGATATGTGACGCCAGCGGTGCAAGCGCATCCACCACCCCTTGCGGTTCGTGTCCCTTTGTCATGCCCAACACCAGTATCAACCGCCGGTAGCGGAAGGTTTCGACAATCGCTTGCGCCAGACAGCGGGCGGCGTCCACATTGTGTGCCCCGTCCAGCAGTAAAGTTGGCGAACGCCGCACAATTTGCATCCTGCCGGGCAGGGTAGTATGTTCCAGACCGATGCGGATTGCGCTTTCCGGTATCTCTACCCGATGGGCATGTTGCAATGCTTCGATGGCGGCGACGGCTACCGCCGCGTTGGAGCACTGGTGCCTCCCTAGCAGGCGCAGGCTCAGGTGACGATATACCCCATCCGTTGTGCGCACGGATACCCTCTGCCTCATCCGATGCACCCCTTCATCCTGCCAGTGTACCCTGCGTGCCGGTGGCGGGATAACCATGCGTTCGGGTTTTACCTCCGTCAGAGGCACACCAGCCCGCTGGGCGTGCTCGCGAATCACCTCCAAAGGCTCTGGGGCGACCACTCCGGTCACCACCGGCGCGTATGGCTTGATGATGCCTGCCTTCTCCGCTGCGATTTTGCCCAGCGTATCCCCCAGCCTGTCCATATGGTCCCAGCCAATGGAGGTAATCACGCTCACCAGCGGGCGCACCACGTTGGTGGCGTCCAGTCTACCACCCAGCCCCACCTCAACCACCGCGAAATCCACCCGTTGTTCGGCAAAACAGCTGAACCCCACCGCCGTTTTGAGTTCAAACTCTGTTACTTGCCCCAGCGGGGTTTGCGCCAGTTCCTCGATATGTGGCTTAATCCATGTCACCAGCCGCGCGAAATCGGCTTCGGGAATCATATAGCCGTTCACCTGTATCCGCTCGCGCAGGTTAAACACGTAGGGCGAGAGATACAGCCCCACCTTGTACCCTGCCGCCTGCAGAACGGTAGCGATGAATGCACTGGTGGAACCCTTGCCGTTGGTTCCTGCTACGTGGATAACGCGCAGTTGATGGTGTGGGTTACCTATGCGCTCCAGCAACGCCTCGAATCGCTCATTACCCAGCTTGATGCCGAAGCGCTTCAAACTCTGCATGTACATTACAGCGCGTGCGTAGTCCATACATTTCCTTCCCGCTTGCTTTACACCGCCGGAAGCTGACGCACATCACGTCGGACCGCAGCCAGTCCGACAACCGTCGCACACATCAGCGCGCCGATTACCACTGCTGTTGTTGCAGTCCAGTGCGAAGCCAGCCATCCCATCAACAGGTTCCCAAACGGCGCCAGCCCCATTAGGGCAAACACATGCAGCGACATGGTGCGCCCACGCAGGTACTCCGGGCTGAGGGATTGCAATAGCGCGTTGATGGAGCCCAATGTACTGACTGCGCAACCGCC from Armatimonadota bacterium includes the following:
- the dprA gene encoding DNA polymerase, whose protein sequence is MEEARYRALLRLAYLELPPRRLLALLDHFEHPEDIFSTSRHDLLRVESMTETAAVRVLSAPELTPNQWQRWQNSGARLLTWRDDGYPPALREIEDFPPLLFVRGSLQERDRFAVAIVGTRHPTQYGRTVAERLARELSRYGLTIISGGARGIDTAAHTGALRAGGRTIAVLGSGIDVPYPVESAALFNRIATQGAVLSEYPPGTKPEAWRFPARNRLVSALSLGVLVVEAPNDSGALITATHALEQGKPVFAVPGNIDTGHSAGCHRLIKDGATLVDSVEDIVRGLGIVSEPPPERALEMPSLTPIQQEILRMLSLTPKHVDVLADELKLPVAQLNAELLILEMHNLVRRQPGNTYVRVP
- a CDS encoding bifunctional folylpolyglutamate synthase/dihydrofolate synthase; this translates as MDYARAVMYMQSLKRFGIKLGNERFEALLERIGNPHHQLRVIHVAGTNGKGSTSAFIATVLQAAGYKVGLYLSPYVFNLRERIQVNGYMIPEADFARLVTWIKPHIEELAQTPLGQVTEFELKTAVGFSCFAEQRVDFAVVEVGLGGRLDATNVVRPLVSVITSIGWDHMDRLGDTLGKIAAEKAGIIKPYAPVVTGVVAPEPLEVIREHAQRAGVPLTEVKPERMVIPPPARRVHWQDEGVHRMRQRVSVRTTDGVYRHLSLRLLGRHQCSNAAVAVAAIEALQHAHRVEIPESAIRIGLEHTTLPGRMQIVRRSPTLLLDGAHNVDAARCLAQAIVETFRYRRLILVLGMTKGHEPQGVVDALAPLASHIIFTQPKERARPAMDLPESSTMSLPPYEIIPSVPEAVEHAMSMAHADDLVCVTGSFYVVGEVPVEKWQPYRITNPEEGMTYAASGENAGNEAP